Within the bacterium genome, the region GGGCACGCTCGATGAACTGGCGGACAAGGCGGTGCCCGCCGGTATCCGCTCCGCCACCCCGCTCCGGATGGGAGCGGGCATCACCGAGCAGGCCGCCCTCGCCGCGCTCCGCGAGCGGGCGGGGAAAAACAAGATTTACCGTTCCATGCTCGGGATGGGCTATTCCGGTTGCCACACCCCCTCGGTCATCCTCCGCAACATTCTCGAGGACCCCGGCTGGTACACGGCCTACACCCCCTACCAGCCCGAGATTTCGCAGGGAAGGCTCGAGGCGCTTCTCAACTACCAGACGATGGTGATGGACCTGACCGGATTGGACATCGCCAACGCCTCGCTCCTCGATGAGGGCACGGCCGCCGCCGAGGCGATGACGATGTGCCGCGCGGTGAGCAAGAACAAGAGCGACGCCTTTTTCGTCTCCGCGGACTGCCACCCCCAGACGATCGAAATTCTCCGGACGCGGGCCGAGCCGCTCGGCATCGAGGTCATTGTGGGCGATCACCGCGCGGATGCGCTGGTCAAAGAGCCTTTTGGCATTCTCGTCCAGTATCCGGGAACCAATGGATCGGTGGATGATTTTTCGGCGCTCTTCAAGGCGGCGCACGCGAAAGGAGCCCTCGCCGTCGTGGCGGCGGACATTTTGGGGTTGGCGCTCCTGGTCCCGCCCGGGGAATTCGGTGCCGACATCGCCGTGGGGAGCACCCAGCGCTTCGGTCTTCCGATGGGTTTCGGCGGGCCGCACGCGGCCTACTTCGCCACCCGCGAGGTTTACAAGCGCGCCATGCCGGGACGGATCGTGGGCGTCTCCATCGACGCGGAGGGAAACCCGGCCCTCCGCCTCGCCCTCCAGACCCGCGAGCAGCACATCCGCCGGGAGAAGGCGACCAGCAACATCTGCACCGCCCAGGTCCTCCTCGCTGTCATCGCGGGCATGTATGCCGTCTATCACGGCCCCGAGGGCCTGACGCGCATCGCCAAAAGGGTGCACCGGCTCGCCGCCGCGCTGGCGGAGGGCCTCGCCCGGCTCGGGCACCAGATCATTTTCGATACCTTCTTCGACACGATCGCGGTCCGCCCCTCTGACGCCTCGGCGGATGCGGTGGCGGCCCGGGCGCTTGGGCAGAAGATCAACCTCCGGCGGATCGACGGTGAGACGGTAGGTATTTCGCTCGATGAAACCACCCGGCGGGAGGATGTCGAGGAGTTGTGGGCGATTTTCGCGGGCGGCGCCCACGGGCTTTCGTTCGATGAAGTGGAAGGCGCCGCCGCCGACCGGATCCCGGAGGCGCTGCGGCGGAAAACGCCCTTCTTGACGCATCCGGTGTTTCACAAGTACCGCGCCGAGACCGAGATGCTTCGCTACATGCAGCGGCTCAAGGAAAAGGACATCGCCCTCAACCGCTCGATGATCCCGCTCGGTTCGTGCACCATGAAGCTGAACGCCACGAGCGAGATGCTCCCGGTCACCTGGCCGGAGTTCGCCGCGCTCCATCCCTTCGCACCGCTCGATCAGGCCGCAGGCTACCGGCAGATGTTCAGCGAGCTGGAAGAGATGCTCGCCGACTCGACCGGCTATGCGGCGGTTTCGCTCCAGCCCAATTCGGGTGCTCAGGGCGAGTACGCGGGTCTCCTCGTCATCCGCGAATACCACAAGAGCCAGGGACAGGGGCACCGGCACATCTGCCTCATCCCGAGTTCGGCCCATGGGACGAACCCCGCGAGCGCGGTCATGGCCGGCTTCGAGGTCGTGGTCGTCAAGTGCGACAGCGAGGGGAACATCGATGTCGCCGATCTGAGGGAGAAGGCCGAGGCGCACGCGAAAGATCTCGCCGCCCTCATGATCACCTACCCCTCGACCCATGGCGTCTTCGAGGCGGCCGTGACCGAAATCTGCGGCATCATTCACAAGAACGGCGGCCAGGTGTACATGGACGGCGCGAACCTCAACGCCCTGGTCGGGCTGTGCCGCCCCGGCGAGTTCGGTTCGGACGTCTCGCACCTGAACCTGCACAAGACCTACTGCATCCCACACGGCGGCGGTGGACCCGGGATGGGCCCCATCGGCGTCAGGGAGCACCTTGCGCCGTTCCTGCCGAAGCACTCGGTTGTTCCGGAGGCGGGGCCCGAGAGCGGCATTTCGGCGGTGTCGGCCGCCCCCTGGGGGAGCGCGGCCATTCTGCCCATCTCCTGGATGTACATCACCATGATGGGGGGCGAGGGACTGAAGAAGGCGACCCAAGTGGCGATCCTCAACGCGAACTACGTGGCCCGGCTGCTCGAGCCGCACTTCCCCGTTCTCTACAAGGGGGCGAACGGCCTGGTGGCCCACGAGTGCATTATTGACCTGCGGCCCCTTGAGAATTCCACGGGCATCTCGAACGAGGATGTCGCGAAGCGGCTGATGGACTTCGGTTTCCACGCGCCGACGATGTCCTTTCCCGTGCCCGGCACCTTGATGATCGAGCCGACCGAGAGCGAGTCGAAGGAAGAGCTCGATCGCTTCTGCGAGGCGATGATCGCGATTCGCGAGGAGATCCGCGAGGTTGAGGACGGAAAGGCCGACCCGGAAAAAAATGTCCTGAAGAGTGCCCCCCACACCATTCACGATCTGGCCGGGGAATGGCCCTATCCCTATTCGCGCGAGCAGGCGGCTTTCCCACTGCCCTGGCTGCGGGAGAACAAATACTGGCCCCCGGTCAAGCGCGTGAACAACCCCTACGGCGACCGGCACCTGGTCTGCTCCTGTCTGCCGGTGGAAAGCTACGCCGAACAAAGTTAGGAGAATGGGCCGGATGGAAAGCACCCCCGTCCGCTTCCTCGACACGGGTGCCGCCCCCGGCGCCTGGAACATGGCGGTGGACGAGGTGCTCTATACTGCCTGCCAGCGGGCGCTGGCGGAGGGCGCACCGCCCGAAAAAGCCCCGTTTGTCTTTCGCCTTTATGCCTGGTCGCCCGCGGCGCTCACCCTCGGCCGCGGGCAGCGTGCGGCGCGCGACGTACACCTGGAAAAACTGAAAGAAGAGGGCGTTGACCTTTGCCGCCGCCTGACGGGGGGGCGGGCGGTGCTGCACGATCGGGAGTTGACCTACTCCGTGACCGGTCCCGCGGCGCTCCTGGGAGAAGATGTGCGGCAGAGCTACTGCCGCCTGAGCGAAGGGCTGGCCGCCGGCCTCCGGAAGCTCGGGGCACCGGCCGAGATCGCCCCGCCGCTGGTCCCGGCCTACGCTGCGCAACCCTCCTGTTTCGCCACCACCTCGGTGCACGAGATCGCCGTCGGCGGAAAGAAAGTGGTCGGCAGCGCCCAGTGCCGCGGCGGCGGTGCCATCCTCCAGCACGGGAGCATCCTCCTTCGCTCGCCCGAGGAGCGGCTCGCGCGCCTGCTCCGCGCGCGGAGCGGGACAGCGCCCCCCACCGGCTTTGCCACCGGGCTCAGCGATGTCCTCGGCAGAGAGGTCGGCTACGAAGAAGCAGCTGCGGCCGTGCGGGCGGGAATGGAGGAGGCGCTCGGAGGGCCTTTCGTGGATGTGCCGCTGACCCCCGAGGAGCAGAGCCGGACCGATGCGCTCGCCCAGTCGCGCTACGCCAGCGCCGCCTGGACGCTCGCCCGCTAGCGGCCCCTGCGCGCGGACGGCCGTTTCCTTGACACTCCGAAGGGCTGGCCCTATCGTTTGGGGCATGCGGGCGTAATTCAGGGGTAGAATGTCAGCTTCCCAAGCTGGACGTCGTGGGTTCGAATCCCATCGCCCGCTCCAGTTATCGTCTATCCCGGCCATGGCCGGGTGAAGCGGTTTTTTCGCCCCCATCTCCAGCTTCCGGTGCGACATGAAAAACGCCGAGCGGCGCATGGCTGATCTTCACGTCCATTCGAGTGCATCCGACGGCTGCGACGCTCCCCGGCGCGTCATCGAGCGGGCGGCGGCTCTCGGTATCGCCGTCATCTCGCTGACGGATCACGACACGGTGGCCGGCCTGGCCGAAGGGCGCACAGAGGCCGCGCGCCGAGGAGTAACCTTCATTGATGGCATCGAGCTTTCCGCCATGCACGAAGGACGCCTGATCCACTTGCTGGGACATTTCATCGGTCCGGATTATTCGCCCCTGCTTGCGCAGACCGCGCGCTACGGGAACTTGCGGAAAGACCGGATGGACAAGATGATCGCGAAGCTCTGTGCGCTCGGGATTGCGATAGATGCGGCGGATTTTTACGCCCGCTACGGGGAGCGGAACGTCGGGCGCGGCCAGCTCTCCTCCTATTTGATGGAGAAGAAATTCTTCCCCACAAAGGAGGGGGTGTTTGCGAGTGTCCTGGGGCCGGAGGGGCCGGCCTATGTCAGCTTCGACATGCTGACGCCCGAGGCGGCGATCCGTCTCATCGCCGAGGCGGGTGGGGCCGCCACGTTCGCCCATCCCAATCTGAGCGGGGCGGATGATCTGATTCCCGCGATGGTCGAGGCGGGCCTCGCGGGGATCGAAACGGGCCATCCCTCCCAGGTTGAGAGCTCGCGGGCACACTACCGTGCGATCGCCCTGCGGCATGACCTGGTGGAAATGGGGGGCTCCGACTGCCACGGCGCGGTGCCCGGCCCCGAGCGCCTGGGGGAGCACTGCCTTCCGCTCGGCCGGGTAGAGGCGCTGCGCGCGCGGGCAGGGGTGTCCGCCTAGGCGGAAATCTTGGACGGGAGGGCCGGATGGCACTTCGCGATCAGTTTCTCCGGAGGTGGCAGATTCTTCGGGTATTGGAGGGGAGCGGGAGCTGGACGGCGGCGGAGCTCCTCGATCAAATCGCCTCCAATGCGGGGCCCGCTCGGGGGAAAAAATCCCCGCAACTGTGGAGCCTTCGGACGCTGCAGCGCGACCTGAATCACCTGATCCGGGCCGGTTTTCCCGTCAAGGGGGTGCGGAAAGGGCAGAAGATGCGGTATTGTTTGGCCGAAGACTACCTGGCCTCGGTCCCTGGACCGTTTCGTCCCTCGCAGTGGGCGGCGCTCTACTACGGACTCAACGCCATGCGGGAGGTGCCTGGAAGTCCTCTCCGTGAAGAGCCGCTCGGGCCGAGTGTCAGCGAGCTGTTCGCCCGGCTGCGGGACATTGTTCCTCCCGCGCTCCGGGCCTACGCGGATGCCATCGAGGGGCGCTATGCCGGCGTCGTCGGCTCTCTTCGCGAGCAGAACCGCCTCAGACGGATCGCCGATGCCCTCGGCAAGGCTATCGAGGGGCGGCGGCCCGTGCGGTTGTTGGCTGCGGGTCCCCAGGGCCAGCGCCGGAGATGGGGCCGGGTGGACCCTTACCTGGTCCGGTTTTTCGCCGGGGGGTTTTATCTCCTGGGCAGCGATTCGGCCACCGGGCGAATCGACGCTTGGCCGCTCGATGGGATAGGGTCTGTCAGGGTGGCCCCGGGCGCCTTCCAGATGCCACTCGGGATGGACCTCGAGGCGGCGCTGCAAGAGCGCGTGCGCCGGGCGCAGGGAGCGGGCGCCGAGGTGCGGATTCGGTTTACTTCGAGCGCCGCGGTACCCGCCATTGCCGCCTATCTGGAAGAGGCATTCGGCCCGGCGCGGGTGGTGCGCTCGCCGGGGCGCCGGGCGCGGGAAGTCATCGCCCAGGTGGCGGATATGGCCGGGTTTTGCCGCTGGCTGCTCTCCTTCGGGTCGGAGGCCGAGATCGTCTCTCCCCGGGAGGTCCGCCAGAAGATGGCGCAGGAGTTGGAAAGCGCTCTGGAGAGATACCGCAGGAGCGGGAACACTTCTTCCCGTTCGGGATCGGCTTGAGCCGCTGAAGAAGGAGGGCCGAACATGCGTCTGCGGAAAGAGATGATCGAGAGAATTTCCGGGAGGATTATCGGACGTCTCGAAAAGCGCGAGCTCATCGAACTTCTCGATACGCCGGCGGGCAGGCTTCAGGCGAGGCTCGCCAGCGTGATTGAGGAAGATATGATGGTCGAGGACCGCCTCAACGAAGAGGTGAAGGAAATTCTTCGCGATCACCAGGACGAGATGGACCAGGACAATATTGACTACAGCCGCTTGTTCACAATGATCAAGACCAAGCTCGCCCGCGAGCGCAATCTGGTGTTGTAACCGCTGCGGCTGGGGGGATGGGGGCCTCTCCATGAAGTTGAACCGTGAAAAGATCAACCATTTGACCAATCTCATCGTCAAGGAATTGGAGCGGGCGGATGAGGTGGAGTTCCACGCCGACACGCAGGATATCCGCACGAACGTCTTTCGCGCGATTCACGATGAACTTGCGATAGACGATGAGATTGACGAGGAAGTGCGCCGGATTCTCAGCAGCTACTCCAGCCGTCTCGCGGAAGGAACCCGCGACTGGGACATCCTCTACAACAAACACTACGAACAGGAAGCTCAAAGGCGCGGTCTTTAACGTAAAGACGCGGCGGCGTGATTCCCCTCTCGGCCCGGACGGAGTGAGATAGTGTTGCGCGTTGGGCTCACCGGTGGCATCGCCAGCGGCAAGAGCACCGTCAGCCGGATGCTGTCCGACCGGGGAGTGCCCCTCATCGACGCCGATCTGCTGGCCCGTGAATTGGTGGTGCCCGGAACAGATGGCCTGGCCGAGGTGGCGGCTGCGTTCGGCAAGGACGTTTTGGCCGCGGACGGGACCCTGGACCGGAAAAAACTGGGCGCGCGCGTCTTCGCCGACCCGGAGGAGCGCAAGCGTCTTGAGGCGATCCTTCATCCGCGGATTCAGAAGGAGCAGCACCGCCGGCTCGATGTGCTCGAGGCGGCTGGAGCGGCCGCCTTCGCCGTGGTGGATGCGGCCGTCATGATCGAATCGGGCGGGTGGTCGCGGTTTGATGTCCTGGTGGTGGTCAACTGCACCGAGGCGCAGCAGCTTGAGCGGCTGATGGCGCGCGATGGGATTGGCTTGCTGGCCGCCCGCCACCGTCTTTTGTCGCAGATGCCTTTGGCGGAGAAGGTGAAACTGGCCGACCGCGTTGTCGACAATAGCGGGACAATCGCCGAAACCGAAGCCCAGGTGGAGGAATTGGTGGCCTGGCTGGGGGAAATGGCCGCCACACAGGGCGGAGAAAAAAATGGCGAAGGGGATTGACATGGACGGAGAAAAGACCCAATATTTCTCGTGTTCGTTGGATTACCCCTTTTCAACGCCCTGCGCAAGCCTCCTTGTTTCTTTATTTGGTGCGGTTCGAATCGGAGCTTGGCGATCTGCGATTCAGATAATCCCTGGCCTGTGAGTTGAAAAGCAACGCCCTTTCCCGGAGATTTATCGCAACGGAATGTTCATGAGAAAGGGTGCTGCCTTCCTGAGGAATTGATACGTTTCACGCCCGCAATCCTGACATCCAACTTTCGCAGTAGGACAAACCAAGATACAGAATGATCGAGGTCAAGTTGCAGAAAATAAACCAAATCCTCCGCCCTTTGCGGGCGGATGTTCGCTACCTCGCTGCCGCCGCGAAGCGGGATGATAGGGGAAATATTCCCACAGGATCCGGGTTCGCCTCTCAGGCGGCGAATATAAAATCCCACCGAGTAACTTAGGAACCCAGAAAAGGAGAAGGAAGGAATGTCTGTCGCCTCCAAAGAACAAGAATTGAACCTGGCCGATCTGAAGCGGAAGACCATTCCGGAGTTGAACGATATTCTCAAGCAGCTCAACGTCGAGGGGGCCGGCGGTCTGCGCAAGCAGGATCTGATCTTCAAGATTCTCGAGGCCCAGACCGAAAAGGACAAAAACGGCCACATTTATGGAGAGGGCGTCCTCGAAATTCTCCCGGATGGCTTCGGGTTCCTTCGCTCTGTCGCCTACAACTATCTGCCGGGGCCGGACGATATCTACGTCTCCCCCAGCCAGATACGCCGGTTCGATCTGCGTACCGGCGACACCGTTAGCGGGCAAATCCGCCAGCCGAAAGAGGGCGAGCGCTATTTCGCCCTCTTGAAGGTGGAGCAGATCAACTTCGAGCCCCCCGAGGCGAGCAAGGACAAGGTCCTCTTCGATAATCTCACGCCCCTCTACCCCGACCGACGCATCAAGCAGGAGGTTCGGAACGGGACGGCGAGCATGCGGATTCTCGATCTGCTGGCCCCGATCGGCTTCGGCCAGCGCGGCCTCATCGTCGCGGCGCCGCGGACGGGTAAAACCATGCTCCTGCAGTCCATCGCCAAGAGCATCGCGACCAACCACCCGGATGTTCACCTCATCGTTCTGCTCATCGACGAGCGGCCCGAGGAGGTGACCGACATGCAGCGTACGGTGCAGGGCGAAGTTATCAGCTCGACTTTCGATGAGCCGGCGACGCGCCACGTACAGGTGGCAGACATGGTGCTGGAGAAGGCCAAGCGCCTCGTCGAGCACAAGAAAGATGTCGTCATTCTGCTCGACTCGATCACCCGTCTCGCCCGCGCCCACA harbors:
- the rho gene encoding transcription termination factor Rho — protein: MNLADLKRKTIPELNDILKQLNVEGAGGLRKQDLIFKILEAQTEKDKNGHIYGEGVLEILPDGFGFLRSVAYNYLPGPDDIYVSPSQIRRFDLRTGDTVSGQIRQPKEGERYFALLKVEQINFEPPEASKDKVLFDNLTPLYPDRRIKQEVRNGTASMRILDLLAPIGFGQRGLIVAAPRTGKTMLLQSIAKSIATNHPDVHLIVLLIDERPEEVTDMQRTVQGEVISSTFDEPATRHVQVADMVLEKAKRLVEHKKDVVILLDSITRLARAHNTIISPSGKVLSGGVDSNALQRPKRFFGAARNLEEGGSLTILATALVETGSRMDDVIFEEFKGTGNMEIHLDRKLSDKRIFPSIDINHSGTRKEELLLNEQELNRVWVLRKVLQPLGVVDSMELLLEKISETETNEVFLRSMNS
- the coaE gene encoding dephospho-CoA kinase (Dephospho-CoA kinase (CoaE) performs the final step in coenzyme A biosynthesis.); the protein is MLRVGLTGGIASGKSTVSRMLSDRGVPLIDADLLARELVVPGTDGLAEVAAAFGKDVLAADGTLDRKKLGARVFADPEERKRLEAILHPRIQKEQHRRLDVLEAAGAAAFAVVDAAVMIESGGWSRFDVLVVVNCTEAQQLERLMARDGIGLLAARHRLLSQMPLAEKVKLADRVVDNSGTIAETEAQVEELVAWLGEMAATQGGEKNGEGD
- a CDS encoding PHP domain-containing protein, which gives rise to MADLHVHSSASDGCDAPRRVIERAAALGIAVISLTDHDTVAGLAEGRTEAARRGVTFIDGIELSAMHEGRLIHLLGHFIGPDYSPLLAQTARYGNLRKDRMDKMIAKLCALGIAIDAADFYARYGERNVGRGQLSSYLMEKKFFPTKEGVFASVLGPEGPAYVSFDMLTPEAAIRLIAEAGGAATFAHPNLSGADDLIPAMVEAGLAGIETGHPSQVESSRAHYRAIALRHDLVEMGGSDCHGAVPGPERLGEHCLPLGRVEALRARAGVSA
- a CDS encoding biotin/lipoate A/B protein ligase family protein, yielding MESTPVRFLDTGAAPGAWNMAVDEVLYTACQRALAEGAPPEKAPFVFRLYAWSPAALTLGRGQRAARDVHLEKLKEEGVDLCRRLTGGRAVLHDRELTYSVTGPAALLGEDVRQSYCRLSEGLAAGLRKLGAPAEIAPPLVPAYAAQPSCFATTSVHEIAVGGKKVVGSAQCRGGGAILQHGSILLRSPEERLARLLRARSGTAPPTGFATGLSDVLGREVGYEEAAAAVRAGMEEALGGPFVDVPLTPEEQSRTDALAQSRYASAAWTLAR
- a CDS encoding WYL domain-containing protein, which produces MALRDQFLRRWQILRVLEGSGSWTAAELLDQIASNAGPARGKKSPQLWSLRTLQRDLNHLIRAGFPVKGVRKGQKMRYCLAEDYLASVPGPFRPSQWAALYYGLNAMREVPGSPLREEPLGPSVSELFARLRDIVPPALRAYADAIEGRYAGVVGSLREQNRLRRIADALGKAIEGRRPVRLLAAGPQGQRRRWGRVDPYLVRFFAGGFYLLGSDSATGRIDAWPLDGIGSVRVAPGAFQMPLGMDLEAALQERVRRAQGAGAEVRIRFTSSAAVPAIAAYLEEAFGPARVVRSPGRRAREVIAQVADMAGFCRWLLSFGSEAEIVSPREVRQKMAQELESALERYRRSGNTSSRSGSA
- the gcvP gene encoding aminomethyl-transferring glycine dehydrogenase; amino-acid sequence: MTDSLRDLENPTEFVRRHIGPGDADITKMLGVLGMGTLDELADKAVPAGIRSATPLRMGAGITEQAALAALRERAGKNKIYRSMLGMGYSGCHTPSVILRNILEDPGWYTAYTPYQPEISQGRLEALLNYQTMVMDLTGLDIANASLLDEGTAAAEAMTMCRAVSKNKSDAFFVSADCHPQTIEILRTRAEPLGIEVIVGDHRADALVKEPFGILVQYPGTNGSVDDFSALFKAAHAKGALAVVAADILGLALLVPPGEFGADIAVGSTQRFGLPMGFGGPHAAYFATREVYKRAMPGRIVGVSIDAEGNPALRLALQTREQHIRREKATSNICTAQVLLAVIAGMYAVYHGPEGLTRIAKRVHRLAAALAEGLARLGHQIIFDTFFDTIAVRPSDASADAVAARALGQKINLRRIDGETVGISLDETTRREDVEELWAIFAGGAHGLSFDEVEGAAADRIPEALRRKTPFLTHPVFHKYRAETEMLRYMQRLKEKDIALNRSMIPLGSCTMKLNATSEMLPVTWPEFAALHPFAPLDQAAGYRQMFSELEEMLADSTGYAAVSLQPNSGAQGEYAGLLVIREYHKSQGQGHRHICLIPSSAHGTNPASAVMAGFEVVVVKCDSEGNIDVADLREKAEAHAKDLAALMITYPSTHGVFEAAVTEICGIIHKNGGQVYMDGANLNALVGLCRPGEFGSDVSHLNLHKTYCIPHGGGGPGMGPIGVREHLAPFLPKHSVVPEAGPESGISAVSAAPWGSAAILPISWMYITMMGGEGLKKATQVAILNANYVARLLEPHFPVLYKGANGLVAHECIIDLRPLENSTGISNEDVAKRLMDFGFHAPTMSFPVPGTLMIEPTESESKEELDRFCEAMIAIREEIREVEDGKADPEKNVLKSAPHTIHDLAGEWPYPYSREQAAFPLPWLRENKYWPPVKRVNNPYGDRHLVCSCLPVESYAEQS
- a CDS encoding DUF507 family protein codes for the protein MKLNREKINHLTNLIVKELERADEVEFHADTQDIRTNVFRAIHDELAIDDEIDEEVRRILSSYSSRLAEGTRDWDILYNKHYEQEAQRRGL
- a CDS encoding DUF507 family protein, with translation MRLRKEMIERISGRIIGRLEKRELIELLDTPAGRLQARLASVIEEDMMVEDRLNEEVKEILRDHQDEMDQDNIDYSRLFTMIKTKLARERNLVL